The Methanothermobacter tenebrarum genome window below encodes:
- a CDS encoding deoxyuridine 5'-triphosphate nucleotidohydrolase — MLGEKELIKLFPEFEDLIQPAGIDLRLDEVFEQAGPASLLDDKKRLPELRKLKPPLYNLKPKKAYLVTVDRKIKIPKGYAMIYLPRSTLLRSFIGVHTALGDPGFQGRLRFLVYNYGDFEYKIKRGERIAQAIVFKVKGSGEYNGSYQEPL, encoded by the coding sequence ATGTTAGGAGAAAAAGAACTTATAAAGCTTTTCCCGGAATTCGAAGATCTAATACAACCAGCTGGTATAGACTTGCGCCTTGACGAAGTATTCGAACAAGCCGGCCCCGCATCGCTCTTAGATGATAAAAAAAGATTACCAGAACTCCGAAAGTTAAAACCTCCACTTTATAATTTAAAACCTAAAAAAGCTTACCTTGTAACCGTGGACAGAAAAATAAAAATCCCAAAGGGTTATGCTATGATATACCTCCCTCGTTCAACACTACTAAGATCTTTTATAGGAGTACACACAGCACTTGGAGATCCAGGATTCCAAGGAAGATTAAGATTCTTGGTTTATAATTACGGGGACTTTGAATATAAAATAAAAAGAGGGGAGAGAATAGCGCAGGCCATTGTATTCAAAGTTAAGGGCTCTGGAGAATATAACGGAAGCTACCAGGAACCACTATAA